One part of the Granulicella arctica genome encodes these proteins:
- a CDS encoding alpha/beta hydrolase: MQSKLRSRLLLITSAAVAILFSVAQPLPGQRQKLAKDPTGTPDILHTPTGTVETGTLNNAAYRIDVPANWNHSLVVFYHGYSETPYVYHPPHPLSGQNRPMFDRGYAVIQSGYSTTGWALDQAITETENLRRYFIRKYGQPRETFVAGGSMGGLLTDITLERNPKPYIGGLDLCGAVGPTYESFTRRFADRAAFDSYFPGLLPPLVPPPSSGYPAPSPENEASKRKIADALKDHPAAASAMRNLMSLHSDADVAHMIGYYTFVIADYQHKAGGNPFDNRNYLYTGTNPTSTADDNKLNDTVHRYAADPAARRYLIDHYTPNGRLTKPMLALHTTYDPFIPGTTLALYGHIVEQAGFGDHYVQQYVHRDGHCAISPEEVGIAFDELVTWVHTGKAPTPGLLH; encoded by the coding sequence ATGCAATCCAAACTGCGGTCTCGCCTCCTGCTGATCACCTCGGCAGCCGTCGCCATTCTGTTCTCCGTGGCGCAGCCGCTCCCTGGACAAAGACAGAAGCTCGCGAAAGACCCCACCGGCACACCGGACATCCTGCATACCCCCACCGGCACCGTGGAGACAGGCACGCTCAACAACGCCGCCTACCGCATCGATGTCCCCGCCAACTGGAACCACAGCCTCGTCGTCTTCTATCACGGCTATAGCGAAACCCCCTACGTCTACCATCCACCCCACCCTCTCAGCGGCCAGAACCGCCCCATGTTCGACCGCGGCTACGCCGTCATCCAGAGCGGCTACTCCACCACCGGCTGGGCGCTCGACCAGGCCATCACCGAAACCGAAAACCTGCGCAGATACTTCATCCGCAAGTACGGTCAACCACGCGAGACCTTCGTCGCCGGAGGCTCCATGGGCGGTCTCCTCACCGACATCACCCTCGAGCGCAACCCGAAGCCCTACATCGGCGGCCTCGACCTTTGCGGAGCCGTCGGCCCCACCTACGAGTCCTTCACTCGCCGCTTCGCCGACCGTGCCGCCTTCGACTCCTACTTTCCCGGCCTGCTGCCTCCACTCGTCCCGCCGCCATCCTCCGGCTACCCCGCACCTTCGCCCGAAAACGAAGCCAGCAAGCGCAAGATCGCCGACGCCCTGAAGGACCACCCTGCCGCAGCCTCCGCCATGCGCAACCTCATGTCCCTCCACAGCGATGCCGACGTCGCCCACATGATCGGCTACTACACCTTCGTCATCGCCGACTACCAGCACAAGGCAGGCGGCAACCCCTTCGACAACCGCAACTACCTCTACACCGGAACCAACCCCACCTCCACCGCCGACGACAATAAGCTCAACGACACCGTCCACCGCTACGCCGCCGACCCCGCCGCCCGCCGCTACCTCATCGACCATTACACGCCGAACGGCCGTCTCACGAAGCCCATGCTCGCCCTCCACACTACCTATGACCCCTTCATCCCCGGCACGACCCTCGCCCTCTACGGACACATCGTCGAGCAGGCCGGCTTCGGCGACCACTACGTCCAGCAATACGTCCACCGCGACGGCCACTGTGCCATCTCGCCAGAGGAGGTCGGCATTGCCTTCGACGAACTCGTAACCTGGGTGCACACCGGCAAAGCACCCACACCCGGCCTCCTCCACTAA
- a CDS encoding alpha-mannosidase has translation MRRPTFLALGLACCLTGLSSLSLQGQLFDSMHAEQNAVKFSPAETAVLDRLKSLQTLPSGSWRFHEGDVPHGELPSLDDSSWQEVQPKSEAGKEAVWYRRTVEIPKTLHGYDLTGAEVSFRFRANANGPMPEIIYFNGRRVALGDDLEQVQLFSDAKPGEKVLVAVKLLPTVDVKRFDGVDMKISFTAKRPNPEDLRTEFVSAGAMVPSLAPGSEADRKILTKAVGEVDLKALDAANQAKFDASLRQAQTTLSALRPLLQTATFHLTGNSHIDAAWLWPWEETVDTVKRTFGSAVQLMSEYPTYTYTQSAAVYSQWMADKYPDLNRQIAERVKEGRWELVGGMWLEPDLNMPDGESLVRQILIGQETFQKLYGKTTRIGWNPDSFGYNWQLPQIYKRSGIDYFVTQKMHWNDTNQLPLKLFWWESPDGSKVLAYFPHDYANNNLDPTRLSRDMASARDFATGLPSMLDLYGVGDHGGGPTRTMLDEGLHWMEKDKVIPHEEFGTAQPYFTQVEGELNPTSPTWDYKTLAAGDTKLPAPPTGEITVPTWKDELYFEYHRGVFTTQADHKRNMRNSEEWVLDAEKYASLAWLDGQKYPADEISDAWKHVLFNQFHDLAAGSGIGIIYKEAQKDYNQVRWATNEVSTKALDTLTAQVDTRAHSGVPVVVFNSLGWQRGGLTEVSVQLPTSGAEGVTLLDEKNHVVPSQVLSSDPKTNTYKLLFQLNDVPSLGYVVLHAEAGKKDFRTDLKSSDTTIENDNLRVVVDPQTGCITSLFDKKTNFETIAKDGCGNELQTFKDTPKDYDAWNVDPGTYDVAPTLLHSVDSVKLVEQGPLRSVIRVARTWQSSKFTQDITLYAGADHAIVSNDIDWHETHVLLKASFPLAASSDHATFEIPYGTIDRPTTRNNSFEKAKFEVPAMRWADLGDGQHGFSLLNNSKYGYDAVDNLLRLTLLRSPTWPDPDADREEHHFSYALYPHGGDWKQALTVRHGYEFNYDLKAMQVQAHSGEMKPEHSFASIDKDNVVLTALKKTESGDGLIVRFYEWAGKGGDVTLTVPPGATSATLVNLMEKPEGEPIAVSGDKVTVPVTPFEIQTVQINYKPAPAM, from the coding sequence TTGCGACGACCGACTTTCCTTGCCCTTGGGCTTGCGTGCTGCCTTACGGGACTCAGTTCCCTTTCTCTTCAGGGTCAGCTCTTCGATTCGATGCACGCGGAGCAGAATGCCGTGAAGTTCAGCCCTGCGGAGACAGCGGTGCTGGATCGGCTGAAGTCTTTACAGACGCTGCCAAGTGGGTCGTGGCGCTTCCATGAGGGCGACGTACCTCATGGCGAGCTTCCGTCGCTCGACGATTCGAGCTGGCAGGAGGTACAGCCGAAGTCGGAGGCTGGAAAAGAGGCGGTGTGGTATCGCCGCACGGTCGAGATTCCAAAGACGCTGCATGGATATGACCTGACGGGCGCTGAGGTGAGCTTCCGGTTCCGGGCGAATGCGAATGGGCCGATGCCGGAGATTATCTACTTCAATGGTCGGCGGGTTGCCCTGGGAGACGATCTCGAGCAGGTGCAACTGTTCAGCGATGCGAAGCCGGGTGAGAAGGTGCTGGTCGCGGTGAAGCTGCTGCCGACGGTGGATGTGAAGCGGTTCGATGGCGTGGATATGAAGATCAGCTTCACGGCGAAGAGGCCGAATCCTGAAGATCTGCGGACTGAGTTTGTATCGGCCGGGGCGATGGTTCCCTCGCTGGCACCGGGCTCGGAGGCCGACCGCAAGATACTGACAAAGGCTGTCGGCGAGGTTGATTTGAAGGCACTTGACGCAGCGAATCAGGCAAAATTCGATGCTTCGCTGCGCCAGGCACAGACGACGTTGAGCGCGCTGCGACCGCTGCTCCAGACAGCGACTTTCCACTTGACGGGCAACTCGCATATTGATGCTGCGTGGTTGTGGCCATGGGAAGAGACGGTCGATACGGTGAAGCGCACCTTCGGAAGCGCGGTGCAGTTGATGAGTGAGTATCCGACGTATACGTATACGCAGTCTGCGGCGGTGTACAGCCAGTGGATGGCGGACAAGTATCCGGATTTGAATCGCCAGATCGCAGAGCGCGTGAAGGAAGGGCGATGGGAGCTGGTTGGCGGCATGTGGCTGGAGCCGGACCTGAATATGCCGGACGGCGAATCGCTGGTGCGGCAGATTTTGATCGGACAGGAGACCTTCCAGAAGCTCTACGGCAAGACGACGCGGATTGGCTGGAATCCAGATTCGTTCGGATATAACTGGCAGCTTCCGCAGATCTACAAGCGGTCGGGCATCGACTACTTTGTGACGCAGAAGATGCACTGGAACGATACAAATCAGTTGCCGTTGAAGCTGTTCTGGTGGGAGTCTCCCGATGGCAGCAAGGTGCTGGCGTATTTTCCGCATGACTATGCGAACAACAATCTCGATCCGACGCGGCTGTCGCGCGATATGGCTTCGGCGCGAGACTTTGCAACGGGATTGCCCAGCATGCTGGATCTGTATGGCGTGGGAGACCATGGCGGCGGGCCGACTCGGACGATGCTCGACGAGGGCCTGCACTGGATGGAGAAGGACAAGGTCATTCCGCATGAGGAGTTCGGCACAGCGCAGCCGTACTTTACGCAGGTGGAAGGCGAGCTCAATCCTACTTCGCCGACGTGGGACTACAAGACGCTGGCGGCAGGCGATACGAAGCTTCCTGCTCCGCCAACGGGCGAGATCACTGTCCCGACGTGGAAGGATGAGCTGTATTTCGAGTATCACCGTGGCGTCTTCACAACGCAGGCGGACCACAAGCGCAACATGCGTAACAGCGAAGAGTGGGTGCTGGATGCGGAGAAGTACGCTTCTCTGGCGTGGCTCGATGGACAGAAGTATCCGGCGGATGAGATCTCGGATGCGTGGAAGCATGTTTTGTTCAATCAGTTCCACGATCTTGCTGCCGGCTCTGGTATTGGGATCATCTATAAAGAGGCCCAAAAGGATTACAACCAAGTGCGTTGGGCGACCAACGAGGTATCCACGAAGGCGCTGGATACTTTGACGGCGCAGGTGGACACACGCGCTCACTCCGGCGTTCCGGTGGTGGTGTTCAACTCCCTCGGATGGCAGCGTGGCGGCTTGACCGAGGTCTCGGTGCAGTTGCCGACGTCCGGTGCGGAGGGGGTGACACTTCTCGATGAGAAGAATCACGTTGTGCCATCGCAGGTGCTTTCGAGCGATCCGAAGACGAATACCTACAAGCTGCTGTTTCAGTTGAACGATGTTCCTTCGCTTGGCTATGTAGTGCTGCATGCAGAGGCAGGCAAGAAGGATTTTCGGACAGACCTGAAGAGCTCAGATACGACGATTGAAAACGACAACCTGCGTGTTGTGGTCGATCCGCAGACGGGCTGCATCACTTCGCTGTTCGACAAGAAGACCAACTTCGAGACGATTGCGAAGGATGGCTGCGGCAACGAGTTGCAGACGTTCAAGGACACTCCGAAGGACTATGACGCATGGAACGTCGATCCGGGAACATACGATGTGGCTCCGACGTTGCTGCATAGTGTTGACTCAGTCAAGCTGGTGGAGCAGGGTCCGTTGCGGTCTGTGATCCGGGTTGCGCGGACCTGGCAGAGCTCGAAGTTCACGCAGGACATCACGCTGTATGCTGGCGCCGATCATGCGATTGTGTCGAACGACATCGACTGGCATGAGACGCATGTTTTGCTGAAGGCTTCCTTTCCGCTGGCAGCGAGCAGCGATCATGCGACGTTCGAGATTCCCTATGGGACGATCGATCGTCCTACGACGCGGAACAACAGCTTCGAGAAGGCGAAGTTCGAGGTTCCTGCGATGCGCTGGGCCGATCTTGGCGATGGACAGCACGGCTTCAGTCTGCTGAACAACTCCAAGTATGGCTACGATGCTGTGGACAATCTGCTGCGGCTGACGCTGCTGCGCTCGCCGACGTGGCCTGATCCGGATGCAGACCGCGAGGAGCATCACTTCAGTTATGCGCTCTATCCGCATGGAGGGGACTGGAAGCAGGCGCTGACGGTTCGCCATGGGTATGAGTTCAACTATGACCTGAAGGCGATGCAGGTACAGGCGCATAGCGGCGAGATGAAGCCTGAGCACTCGTTCGCCAGCATCGACAAGGACAATGTTGTGCTGACTGCGCTGAAGAAGACGGAGTCGGGTGATGGGCTGATCGTGCGGTTCTATGAATGGGCGGGCAAGGGCGGCGATGTCACCCTGACTGTTCCTCCGGGAGCCACGAGCGCGACGCTGGTGAATCTGATGGAGAAGCCGGAGGGTGAGCCAATCGCCGTCTCTGGTGATAAGGTGACGGTGCCTGTGACTCCATTCGAGATCCAGACGGTGCAGATCAACTACAAGCCGGCTCCTGCGATGTAA
- a CDS encoding RelA/SpoT family protein, whose product MATIHPASPEVGPQPGSQSEPPSKQQATPVRSAETRMDLEAPPASDPTSSDPEIDRNFHTLLDTVRANRPSDDLDIIRKAWAFCMQQHEGQKRASGEPYIIHPLEVGQVLAELRMDSTAIAAGLLHDAVEDTDVTSEEIAKRFGEQVAHIVEGVTKLDKIKFANREDHQAENIRKMLLAMVTDVRVVIIKLADRLHNMRTLEHLKPEKQQKIARETLEIYAPLAHRLGMGKLRGELEDLAFRYTDPYAYQQLTTEVDALRGEGEIFLQKIVKQLETKLAEHHIAGRVEWRIKRLYSIQQKLADQQIPVDQVYDLLAIRVICNTVQDCYALLGLLHSIWRPVPGRIKDFISMPRPNLYQSLHTTLIAEGGHQFEVQIRTEDMHRVAEEGIAAHWKYKASDNVTAKDEARLAWVRQLMEWQREMSDPNEFMSTLKIDLYPEEVYTFTPKGKVVVLPKDASPIDFAYTIHTDVGNTTIGAKVNGRIVPLRTKLRNGDIVEITTQAGHAPSRDWLSFTKSSRARNKIKHWLNEHQRERAIEIGGKLLDREARKYKLSLNKFDDDDYLRVAHDYGLGSKAELMAGVGFGKYSSRVVLNKLEPGSTLAAELPPPEAGVGNTIGQMSDAVKRVFFGKGSESLQVEGQDDLLVYRARCCNPIRGEEIIGYVTRGKGVAVHARSCPNVQNLLYESDRRIQVEWSAPPTEAGAPKAATYPVRLTVLCEDRPGLLREFTAIIADDGTNIRSVDSKPTPDGNAIVDFVIETVDVRHLNKLTQNLRKVPGVRDVQRVQKI is encoded by the coding sequence ATGGCAACCATCCACCCGGCCTCGCCAGAGGTCGGCCCGCAGCCGGGATCGCAATCCGAGCCGCCCAGCAAGCAGCAGGCAACCCCTGTGCGCTCGGCTGAGACCAGAATGGACCTAGAGGCCCCGCCTGCCAGCGATCCCACCAGCTCCGATCCCGAGATCGACCGCAACTTCCACACCCTCCTCGACACCGTCCGCGCCAACCGCCCCAGCGACGACCTCGACATCATCCGCAAGGCCTGGGCCTTCTGTATGCAGCAGCACGAGGGCCAGAAGCGCGCCTCCGGTGAGCCCTACATCATCCATCCGCTCGAGGTCGGCCAGGTCCTCGCTGAGCTCCGCATGGACTCCACCGCCATCGCCGCCGGCCTCCTTCACGACGCAGTAGAAGACACCGACGTCACCTCCGAAGAGATCGCCAAGCGCTTCGGCGAGCAGGTCGCCCACATCGTCGAAGGCGTCACCAAGCTCGACAAGATCAAGTTCGCCAACCGCGAAGACCATCAGGCCGAGAACATCCGCAAGATGCTCCTCGCCATGGTCACCGACGTCCGCGTCGTCATCATCAAGCTCGCCGACCGCCTCCACAACATGCGCACCCTCGAGCACCTCAAGCCCGAGAAGCAGCAGAAGATCGCCCGCGAAACCCTCGAGATCTACGCTCCCCTCGCCCATCGCCTCGGCATGGGTAAACTCCGCGGCGAGCTCGAAGACCTCGCCTTTCGCTACACCGATCCCTACGCCTACCAGCAGCTCACCACCGAGGTCGACGCCCTCCGTGGTGAGGGCGAAATCTTCCTTCAGAAGATCGTCAAGCAGCTCGAAACCAAGCTCGCCGAGCACCACATCGCAGGCCGCGTCGAGTGGCGCATCAAGCGCCTCTACTCTATCCAGCAGAAGCTCGCCGACCAGCAGATCCCCGTCGATCAGGTCTACGATCTCCTCGCCATCCGCGTCATCTGCAACACAGTGCAGGACTGCTACGCGCTCCTCGGCCTCCTCCACAGCATCTGGCGTCCCGTCCCCGGTCGCATCAAGGACTTCATCTCGATGCCCCGCCCGAACCTCTACCAGTCCCTCCACACCACGCTCATCGCCGAGGGCGGACACCAGTTCGAGGTCCAGATCCGCACCGAGGACATGCACCGCGTCGCCGAAGAGGGCATCGCCGCGCACTGGAAGTACAAAGCATCCGACAACGTCACCGCCAAGGACGAGGCCCGCCTGGCCTGGGTCCGCCAGCTCATGGAGTGGCAGCGCGAGATGTCCGACCCCAACGAGTTCATGTCGACCCTCAAGATTGACCTGTACCCCGAGGAGGTCTACACCTTCACCCCCAAAGGCAAGGTCGTCGTCCTGCCCAAGGACGCCAGCCCCATCGACTTCGCCTACACCATCCACACCGACGTCGGCAACACCACCATCGGCGCAAAAGTAAACGGCCGCATCGTTCCCCTCCGCACCAAGCTCCGCAACGGCGACATCGTCGAAATCACCACCCAGGCAGGCCACGCCCCCAGCCGCGACTGGCTCTCCTTCACCAAGTCCAGCCGCGCCCGCAACAAGATCAAGCACTGGCTCAACGAGCATCAGCGCGAGCGCGCCATCGAGATCGGTGGCAAGCTCCTCGACCGCGAAGCCCGCAAGTACAAGCTCTCCCTCAACAAGTTCGACGACGACGACTACCTCCGCGTAGCCCACGACTATGGCCTCGGATCAAAAGCCGAACTCATGGCCGGAGTAGGCTTCGGCAAATACTCCTCTCGCGTAGTCCTCAATAAGCTAGAGCCCGGCTCCACCCTCGCAGCCGAGCTCCCACCGCCAGAAGCCGGTGTCGGCAACACCATCGGCCAGATGTCCGACGCCGTCAAACGCGTCTTCTTCGGCAAGGGCTCCGAGTCCCTCCAGGTCGAAGGCCAGGACGACCTCCTCGTCTACCGCGCCCGCTGTTGTAATCCGATCCGCGGCGAAGAGATCATCGGCTACGTCACCCGCGGAAAAGGCGTCGCCGTCCACGCCCGTAGCTGTCCCAACGTCCAGAATCTCCTCTACGAGTCCGACCGCCGCATCCAGGTTGAGTGGTCCGCCCCACCCACCGAGGCCGGAGCCCCTAAGGCCGCCACCTATCCCGTCCGCCTCACCGTCCTCTGCGAAGACCGCCCCGGCCTGCTCCGCGAGTTCACCGCCATCATCGCCGACGACGGCACCAACATCCGCTCCGTCGACTCCAAACCCACCCCCGACGGCAACGCCATCGTCGACTTCGTGATCGAGACCGTCGACGTCCGCCACCTCAACAAACTCACCCAAAACCTCCGCAAAGTCCCCGGCGTCCGCGACGTCCAACGCGTCCAAAAGATCTAA
- a CDS encoding AraC family transcriptional regulator, with protein sequence MSQVRHFAHQPSWPLRRYVREILWVSSEHHRVQVLLPETALTLVLRQSGAASLGGASLPNAIVSGLQRRTRMVEHAPHSSLVIVRFTEVGAAAILHDRVDMLYNQTLPLVDLLPRQEVDDIQNALADVCTIPQQISVVEEFLSNRIDAQNEIAKRSISPQIEAAVQMIRNSNGRSSIRGIARHLAMSQSALERHFRAAVGATPKDLARLVRLQHICRLWDSGKSLTDIAFHAGYADQPHLIRDFRLFTDMSPESFFRSSSPRNLPIFYK encoded by the coding sequence ATGAGTCAGGTGCGTCACTTCGCTCACCAGCCGAGCTGGCCTCTTCGCCGTTATGTGCGCGAGATTCTGTGGGTCAGCTCGGAGCACCATCGAGTACAGGTTCTGCTGCCGGAGACCGCGCTAACGCTTGTGTTGAGACAGTCGGGCGCGGCGTCGCTCGGCGGTGCGTCTCTCCCCAACGCGATTGTTTCCGGTCTGCAACGACGAACCCGCATGGTTGAGCATGCGCCACATTCCTCGCTGGTAATTGTCCGGTTCACTGAGGTTGGCGCCGCGGCGATACTGCACGATCGCGTGGACATGCTTTACAACCAGACATTGCCGCTCGTCGATCTGCTGCCGCGGCAGGAAGTCGACGATATACAGAACGCTCTTGCCGATGTCTGCACGATTCCGCAGCAGATCTCGGTCGTGGAAGAGTTCCTCAGCAATCGGATCGACGCGCAGAATGAGATCGCCAAGCGGAGCATCTCCCCACAGATAGAGGCCGCGGTACAGATGATTCGCAACTCCAATGGCAGGTCTTCCATTCGAGGGATTGCACGTCATCTCGCTATGAGCCAAAGTGCACTGGAGAGGCACTTTCGAGCTGCGGTGGGTGCGACGCCTAAGGACCTTGCCCGTCTTGTTCGCCTGCAACATATCTGCCGGTTGTGGGACAGCGGGAAAAGCTTAACCGACATCGCCTTCCACGCTGGCTATGCCGATCAGCCACATCTGATACGCGACTTCCGGCTCTTCACCGATATGTCTCCGGAGAGCTTCTTTCGCAGCTCCTCGCCACGCAATCTGCCGATTTTTTACAAGTAG
- a CDS encoding GH1 family beta-glucosidase, with protein MAIHFSRRAFARLLGATAGASLPALPAWGAGVAPETAGADAHQFPHGFLWGSATASYQVEGTVKEDGRGPSIWDTFSHTPGKTHNGDTGDVADDHYHRYKEDVQLMKNLGLKTYRFSVSWSRVFPEGTGAPNPKGLDFYNRMLDELLAAGIAPYCTLYHWDLPQVLQDRGGWENRDTAKAFADYAGYTAGKLSDRVKHFMTMNELRTFVELGYSTGFHAPGLKLDAKGLAQVSHHAVLGHGMAVQAIRASAKPGTKVGLADNLTACTPVFDAPEHVEAAGRATREENAMFLTVIQEGRYTDGYLKRLGAAAPKFTAEELAIIGSKLDFTGINIYTPAYVRADDSEKGYAMVPSPASYPHMFSPWLTIGPEALYWAPKLVAKLWNVKEIYITENGASSADVPTPEGRILDTDRVMYLRNYLTQLHRAVAEGVPVKGYFLWSLLDNYEWADGYEKRFGIHYVDFKTQKRTPKLSAEFYREVIARNSVA; from the coding sequence TTGGCTATTCATTTTTCGAGACGTGCCTTTGCGCGCTTGCTTGGCGCTACTGCTGGTGCATCGCTTCCTGCGCTTCCTGCATGGGGAGCCGGAGTTGCTCCGGAGACGGCTGGTGCGGATGCACACCAGTTTCCGCACGGATTTCTGTGGGGCTCGGCTACGGCGTCGTACCAGGTGGAAGGCACGGTGAAGGAAGATGGTCGGGGGCCTTCGATCTGGGATACCTTTTCGCATACGCCGGGCAAGACGCATAACGGAGACACCGGTGATGTGGCGGACGATCATTACCATCGCTACAAAGAAGATGTGCAGTTGATGAAGAACCTTGGCCTGAAGACCTACCGGTTTTCCGTCTCGTGGTCGCGGGTTTTCCCTGAGGGGACGGGCGCGCCGAATCCTAAGGGACTGGACTTCTATAACAGGATGCTGGACGAGCTGCTTGCAGCGGGGATTGCGCCCTATTGCACGCTGTATCACTGGGACCTGCCGCAGGTGTTGCAGGACCGCGGTGGATGGGAGAACCGCGATACGGCGAAGGCGTTTGCGGACTATGCCGGATATACGGCGGGCAAGTTGTCGGATCGGGTGAAGCACTTTATGACGATGAACGAGCTTCGGACCTTTGTTGAGCTTGGCTACTCGACGGGATTTCATGCTCCGGGGCTGAAGCTGGATGCGAAGGGGCTCGCGCAGGTGAGCCACCATGCTGTGCTTGGGCATGGGATGGCGGTGCAGGCGATTCGGGCGAGCGCGAAGCCGGGAACCAAGGTGGGACTGGCCGACAACCTGACCGCGTGCACGCCTGTGTTCGATGCGCCAGAGCACGTGGAGGCAGCGGGCCGTGCGACACGCGAAGAGAATGCGATGTTCCTGACCGTTATCCAGGAGGGGCGCTATACGGATGGGTATCTGAAGCGGCTGGGTGCGGCGGCACCGAAGTTTACGGCAGAAGAGCTGGCAATCATTGGCAGCAAGCTGGACTTTACGGGCATCAATATTTACACACCTGCGTATGTTCGTGCGGATGATTCGGAGAAGGGCTATGCCATGGTGCCGTCGCCGGCGTCATATCCGCACATGTTCAGCCCGTGGCTTACGATTGGGCCGGAGGCTCTGTATTGGGCTCCGAAGCTGGTGGCGAAGTTATGGAACGTGAAGGAGATTTACATCACGGAGAACGGTGCATCGTCGGCTGATGTGCCGACGCCAGAGGGAAGAATCCTGGATACGGATCGCGTGATGTATCTGCGGAACTATCTGACCCAGTTGCATCGAGCGGTGGCGGAGGGCGTTCCGGTGAAGGGATACTTCCTGTGGAGCCTGCTGGACAACTATGAATGGGCGGATGGGTATGAGAAGCGCTTCGGCATTCATTACGTTGACTTCAAGACGCAGAAGAGAACGCCGAAGCTGAGCGCCGAGTTCTACCGCGAGGTGATTGCGCGGAACAGTGTCGCTTAG
- a CDS encoding elongation factor P, translating into MAVLIEAIHIKRKIVFEFENSPFVCLDSDITTPTARGGQTLVRLKMRNLLTSAVFEKTFKANDKFTEPDLELIPASYLYTDGDGSHFLDQESFETLTLNDEKIGNALDFLIEGALLQVHKYNGNPIGVQLPIFVELNVVYAEPGARSDSSSGGGTKLARLETGLEIRVPPFIKEGEKVKVTTETGEFSGRA; encoded by the coding sequence ATGGCCGTATTGATTGAAGCGATCCACATCAAACGCAAGATTGTCTTTGAATTCGAAAACTCCCCATTCGTCTGTCTGGACTCCGACATCACCACCCCCACCGCCCGCGGCGGCCAGACCCTCGTGCGCCTCAAGATGCGCAATCTCCTCACCAGCGCCGTCTTTGAAAAGACCTTCAAGGCGAACGACAAGTTCACCGAACCCGACCTCGAGCTCATCCCCGCCTCCTACCTCTACACCGACGGCGACGGCTCTCACTTCCTCGATCAGGAGAGCTTCGAGACCCTCACCCTCAATGACGAGAAGATCGGCAATGCGTTGGACTTCCTCATCGAAGGCGCGCTACTCCAGGTGCACAAGTACAACGGCAACCCCATCGGCGTACAGCTCCCCATCTTCGTCGAGCTGAACGTCGTCTACGCAGAGCCCGGCGCCCGCAGCGACTCCTCAAGCGGCGGCGGAACCAAGCTAGCCCGACTCGAGACCGGCCTCGAAATCCGCGTCCCGCCCTTCATCAAAGAAGGCGAAAAGGTCAAAGTGACGACCGAGACCGGCGAGTTCTCCGGACGGGCATAA
- a CDS encoding tetratricopeptide repeat protein has product MICDKTQLGMRRGARSSHFSYRPLLLGTVFALAMMSGRIVPAEAQTQPQTQSQTQADAGKPLNDMRRLLASGDYAGADRSLRDYLKQSPDSPDAYFLLGFTLLHEQRPTESLAEYTQGAKFREPTAEELLGVASDYILLKDDADAERWLVIAAKRAPEKPLIWYLLGRTQYNENHGADAERSFLTCLRLDPHHLRAEYNLGLVYELLQRPDAAITAYRTAIAWEEASSSAKDIQPYLDLGMLLRKQGKVSDAVPLLVQATNGAPRNPLAHQELGLAYEQLGRNDEALGELKAAVSLAPKIEALHFFLGRLYRKTGHKDEASREFAEAAQLAGTQTDTSVPNPDIAR; this is encoded by the coding sequence ATGATTTGTGACAAAACGCAGTTGGGAATGAGGCGAGGTGCGAGATCGTCGCACTTCTCGTACAGGCCTCTTCTGCTGGGTACAGTGTTTGCTCTGGCGATGATGAGCGGCAGGATCGTTCCGGCCGAAGCGCAGACGCAACCTCAGACTCAATCCCAAACGCAGGCCGATGCTGGCAAGCCTCTCAATGACATGCGCAGATTGCTTGCGAGCGGCGATTATGCGGGAGCGGATCGTTCGCTTCGTGATTATTTGAAACAGTCGCCTGATTCGCCCGACGCGTATTTTCTGCTGGGATTTACGTTGCTCCATGAGCAGAGGCCGACGGAGTCGCTGGCGGAGTATACGCAGGGAGCGAAGTTTCGAGAGCCGACGGCAGAGGAGCTGCTTGGTGTTGCGTCCGATTACATTCTGCTGAAGGACGATGCGGATGCGGAGCGTTGGCTTGTGATAGCAGCCAAGCGTGCGCCGGAGAAACCACTGATCTGGTATCTGCTGGGGCGGACACAGTACAACGAAAATCATGGGGCAGATGCGGAGCGATCGTTTTTGACGTGCCTCCGGCTCGACCCGCACCATCTACGTGCCGAGTACAACCTGGGGCTGGTGTATGAGCTGCTACAGCGTCCCGACGCTGCGATTACCGCCTATCGCACGGCTATCGCGTGGGAGGAGGCTTCTTCGTCCGCGAAGGACATTCAACCCTATCTGGACCTGGGCATGCTGTTACGCAAGCAGGGCAAAGTTAGCGATGCCGTTCCTCTGCTGGTTCAGGCAACGAATGGTGCACCGCGCAATCCGCTGGCGCATCAGGAGTTGGGGCTTGCGTACGAGCAGCTTGGAAGGAATGACGAGGCGCTTGGGGAGTTGAAGGCTGCGGTATCGCTGGCTCCGAAGATCGAGGCGTTGCATTTCTTCCTAGGGCGTCTTTATCGCAAAACCGGACACAAGGATGAGGCATCACGGGAGTTCGCCGAAGCGGCGCAACTCGCGGGCACTCAGACAGATACATCGGTTCCGAACCCCGACATAGCACGATAA